In Nonomuraea sp. NBC_00507, the following are encoded in one genomic region:
- a CDS encoding PadR family transcriptional regulator, whose product MALDRGSPLALTVLALLLSQPLHPYGIQRLLRQWGKDQVVNVGQRAGLYRTIDRLVAEGLVKVRETGRDQQYPERTTYEITEKGRATLHKWLDDMLSTPKQEFPQFPAALSSALMLLPGELSDALTRREQALTETLARLDASVAAGAGLPRITILEIEYLRAVTAAEAQWVRAVVDDLCAGRLTWSHEELAALAAVRDRSGGTSIR is encoded by the coding sequence GTGGCTCTCGATCGCGGCTCGCCGCTCGCTCTGACCGTCCTGGCCCTGCTGCTGTCCCAGCCGCTGCATCCGTACGGCATCCAGCGGCTGCTCCGGCAATGGGGCAAGGATCAGGTCGTCAACGTGGGACAGCGAGCCGGGCTCTACCGCACCATCGACCGGCTGGTCGCGGAAGGCCTGGTCAAGGTCCGCGAGACCGGGCGCGACCAGCAGTACCCCGAGCGGACCACGTACGAGATCACCGAAAAGGGCCGGGCGACGCTGCACAAATGGCTGGACGACATGCTCAGCACGCCGAAGCAGGAGTTCCCGCAGTTCCCCGCAGCCCTGTCGAGCGCGCTGATGCTCCTCCCCGGCGAGCTGAGCGACGCCCTCACCCGGCGCGAGCAGGCGCTCACCGAGACACTGGCGAGGCTCGACGCGAGCGTGGCGGCCGGTGCCGGGCTGCCGCGCATCACAATCCTGGAGATCGAATATCTGCGTGCGGTGACCGCTGCGGAGGCGCAGTGGGTCCGCGCGGTCGTCGACGACCTCTGCGCGGGACGCCTGACCTGGTCGCACGAGGAACTGGCCGCGCTCGCCGCCGTGCGTGACCGGTCAGGCGGGACCTCCATCCGTTAG
- a CDS encoding class I SAM-dependent methyltransferase: MPTMPEDHVKTANPSPLNPYDMIAEGYAAENETSLPNAYYERPAMLELAGDVTGRRILDAGCGSGPLFSALRDRGAIVTGIDASAGMLELARRRLGADADLRVADLASPLPFPDGSFDDVIASLVLHYLEDWGPTLAELRRVLRPGGRLLVSVDHPFVIPLMRAMAGEKPTYFGARNRTEEWTMGGQTAQMSFWDRPLHAMTEAFTAAGFRISVISEPPFVPEARELFPEEFREITGTRFLSFLFFVLEVG; this comes from the coding sequence ATGCCTACCATGCCCGAAGATCACGTTAAGACCGCAAACCCCTCCCCGCTCAACCCCTATGACATGATCGCCGAGGGGTACGCGGCCGAGAACGAGACGAGCCTCCCGAACGCGTACTACGAGCGGCCCGCGATGCTCGAGCTCGCCGGGGACGTGACCGGCCGGCGAATCCTCGACGCCGGCTGCGGCTCGGGTCCCTTGTTCTCCGCGCTGCGCGATCGAGGTGCCATCGTGACCGGTATCGACGCGAGTGCCGGGATGCTGGAGCTGGCCCGACGGCGGCTGGGTGCCGACGCAGATCTACGGGTCGCCGACCTGGCCAGCCCGCTGCCCTTCCCTGACGGCTCATTCGACGACGTCATCGCGTCCCTGGTGCTGCACTACCTGGAAGACTGGGGACCGACACTGGCCGAGCTGCGACGCGTGCTGAGACCTGGCGGCCGGCTCCTCGTCTCGGTCGACCATCCTTTCGTGATCCCCCTTATGCGTGCCATGGCCGGGGAGAAGCCCACCTATTTCGGCGCCCGTAACCGGACCGAAGAATGGACCATGGGTGGGCAGACTGCCCAGATGAGCTTCTGGGACCGGCCGCTGCACGCGATGACCGAGGCCTTCACCGCGGCTGGATTTCGCATCAGCGTTATCAGCGAGCCGCCGTTTGTGCCTGAAGCCCGCGAACTGTTCCCCGAGGAGTTCCGCGAGATCACCGGCACGAGGTTTCTGAGCTTCCTGTTCTTCGTTCTAGAAGTCGGCTGA
- a CDS encoding ATP-binding protein produces the protein MIRLRSTLATVVLVALALALFGMLLVVVFRATMTSEVIDDATQRATEIAKSWGRGPPGLEVTVPDEELIQVLDERGKVVAASSNVAGRPALFPLRPGESTTGLSPLDDEAVDPFVAAAVATPDGRFTVVVGVAPVEVLEATQIITHLLIVGLPVLLALIALATWRVVGRALAPVDAMRREADSITAARLDHRVPQPTGSDEIARLAVTLNGMLDRLESAQAAQRRFISDAAHELRSPVAAIRQHAEVALSYPVAAGDAELAATVHAETLRLQNLVEDLLLLARADERLPLVRTPVDLDDMVFAEARRLRTATTLTVSTAGVCAGQVYGDAAALQRMLRNLADNAARHARSQMAFTLGGDEDDGGGIPPAERRRVFERFVRLDDARSRDHGGSGLGLAIVAELVRAHGGTVSIGVGELGGALVTVVQPVFRSPLAP, from the coding sequence ATGATCAGGTTGCGCTCCACCCTCGCCACCGTCGTGCTGGTGGCGCTGGCGCTGGCCCTCTTCGGGATGCTGCTGGTGGTGGTCTTCCGCGCCACCATGACCAGCGAGGTGATCGACGACGCCACCCAGCGGGCGACAGAGATCGCGAAGTCGTGGGGACGCGGACCGCCGGGGCTGGAGGTCACCGTTCCCGACGAGGAGCTTATCCAGGTCCTCGACGAGCGCGGGAAGGTGGTGGCGGCCAGTTCCAACGTCGCCGGGCGGCCGGCGCTCTTCCCGCTGCGGCCCGGGGAGTCCACTACCGGCCTCTCGCCGCTGGACGACGAGGCGGTGGACCCGTTCGTGGCCGCCGCGGTCGCCACCCCGGACGGCCGGTTCACGGTGGTCGTCGGAGTCGCGCCCGTCGAGGTGCTGGAAGCGACCCAGATCATCACCCACTTGCTGATCGTCGGCCTGCCCGTCCTTCTCGCGCTCATCGCCCTGGCCACCTGGCGGGTGGTGGGCCGGGCGCTGGCCCCGGTCGACGCGATGCGGCGCGAGGCGGACTCGATCACCGCGGCCCGATTGGACCACCGGGTGCCGCAGCCGACCGGCTCCGACGAGATCGCCCGGCTGGCCGTGACGCTCAACGGCATGCTCGACCGTCTCGAATCCGCGCAGGCGGCGCAGCGCCGCTTCATCTCCGACGCCGCCCACGAGTTGCGCTCGCCGGTCGCCGCCATCCGGCAGCACGCCGAGGTCGCCCTCTCTTATCCGGTCGCCGCGGGTGACGCCGAGCTGGCCGCCACCGTGCACGCCGAAACTCTCCGCCTGCAGAACCTCGTCGAGGACCTGCTGCTGCTCGCCCGCGCCGACGAGCGGCTGCCCCTGGTGCGCACCCCCGTCGATCTGGACGACATGGTCTTCGCGGAGGCGCGCCGGCTGCGCACGGCGACCACGCTGACCGTGAGCACCGCCGGGGTCTGCGCCGGACAGGTGTACGGCGACGCCGCCGCGCTGCAGCGGATGCTGCGGAACCTCGCCGACAACGCGGCCCGCCACGCCCGCTCACAGATGGCCTTCACGCTGGGCGGCGACGAGGACGACGGAGGCGGGATCCCTCCGGCGGAGCGCCGACGGGTCTTCGAGCGTTTCGTCCGGCTCGACGACGCCAGATCGCGTGACCATGGGGGGAGCGGGCTGGGGCTCGCCATCGTCGCCGAGCTGGTCCGCGCCCATGGCGGGACGGTCTCGATCGGTGTCGGCGAGCTGGGCGGGGCACTGGTGACCGTGGTTCAGCCTGTGTTCAGGTCACCCCTCGCACCGTAG
- a CDS encoding response regulator transcription factor, whose amino-acid sequence MRVLVVDDEQRLAAGIRNGLIAEGFAVDVALNGTDGLWLAREQPYDAIVLDLMLPGVSGQQICATLRAERVWTPILMLTARDAEPDEVAGLNLGADDYVTKPFSHAVLVARLRALLRRGAPARPCVLVAGPVRLDPAAGRAWLGEAVLELTARELALLEFLLRRSGEIVSKLEILDHVWDYHFEGDPNIVEVYVRRLRTKLGRRDLIETVRGSGYRLTAR is encoded by the coding sequence ATGCGGGTCTTGGTGGTGGATGACGAGCAGCGGCTGGCCGCCGGCATCCGCAACGGGCTGATCGCCGAGGGCTTCGCCGTGGACGTCGCGCTCAACGGCACGGACGGGCTCTGGCTGGCCCGCGAGCAGCCGTACGACGCGATCGTCCTCGACCTCATGCTGCCCGGCGTGAGCGGGCAGCAGATCTGCGCGACCTTGCGCGCGGAGCGCGTCTGGACGCCGATCCTCATGCTGACCGCACGCGATGCCGAGCCGGACGAGGTCGCCGGTCTCAACCTGGGGGCCGACGACTACGTCACCAAGCCCTTCTCGCACGCGGTGCTGGTGGCCCGGTTGCGGGCGCTGCTGCGCCGCGGGGCCCCGGCCCGCCCCTGCGTGCTGGTGGCGGGACCGGTCAGGCTCGACCCGGCGGCGGGCCGGGCCTGGCTGGGCGAGGCCGTTCTCGAACTCACCGCCCGCGAACTGGCCCTCCTAGAGTTCCTGCTCCGCCGGAGCGGGGAGATCGTCTCGAAGCTGGAGATTCTCGATCACGTCTGGGACTACCACTTCGAGGGCGACCCCAACATCGTCGAGGTCTACGTCCGGCGGCTCCGTACCAAGCTGGGGCGGCGCGACCTGATAGAGACCGTGCGCGGCTCCGGATACCGGCTGACCGCCCGATGA
- a CDS encoding DUF4158 domain-containing protein — MSTRMFSEDQLERLRSYPDIGRDDLIRYFTLTPADVAFIDPGRGRGPTDRLGLAVQLATLPWLGFVPDEVSAAPPVAVTRLAERLGIDPAVLAEYGQREQTRSDHLRLVAGYLGWKSAPAGSTAMKELEQFLLDRAMEHDSRCCSIWPPSI; from the coding sequence ATGTCGACCCGGATGTTCTCCGAAGACCAGCTGGAGCGGTTGCGGTCCTACCCCGACATCGGCCGCGACGATCTGATCCGGTACTTCACCCTGACGCCTGCCGACGTCGCCTTCATCGATCCGGGCCGTGGCCGGGGCCCGACCGACCGATTAGGCCTGGCCGTCCAGCTCGCCACGTTGCCCTGGTTGGGGTTCGTGCCGGATGAGGTGAGTGCGGCGCCGCCGGTGGCGGTGACCCGGCTGGCCGAGCGGCTGGGAATCGATCCGGCCGTTCTGGCCGAGTACGGTCAGCGGGAGCAGACACGCAGCGATCATCTGCGGTTGGTGGCCGGCTATCTGGGCTGGAAGAGCGCTCCGGCCGGGAGCACGGCGATGAAGGAGCTGGAGCAGTTCCTGCTGGACCGGGCGATGGAGCACGACTCGCGTTGCTGTTCAATCTGGCCACCGAGTATCTGA
- a CDS encoding NAD(P)-dependent oxidoreductase gives MRLVVFGATGGIGLEVVRQGLDLAHEITAVVRSASRLPAELHARLDVVEADVMDPDAITQAVKGRDAVITAIGPRGRDASTVHSDSIASIIEAMRRAGVRRLLTVGASGMVADAGDGPLTRYVLKPLIVQRLLSRSYADLAASEELVRAADLDWTIVRPSRLTNAGRTNRYRTARDLSVRGGMSTTRADVADCMLELIGDRTSVRHVISVAS, from the coding sequence ATGAGGCTCGTTGTATTCGGCGCGACCGGCGGCATCGGGCTGGAGGTGGTCCGACAGGGGCTCGACCTGGCCCACGAGATCACCGCGGTCGTGCGCTCGGCGTCCCGGCTGCCCGCCGAGCTGCATGCGCGGCTCGACGTCGTCGAGGCCGACGTGATGGACCCCGACGCCATCACGCAGGCGGTCAAGGGCCGCGACGCCGTGATCACCGCGATCGGCCCACGCGGACGCGACGCGAGCACCGTCCACTCCGACAGCATCGCCTCCATCATCGAGGCCATGCGGCGGGCGGGGGTGCGGCGGCTGCTGACGGTGGGCGCGAGCGGCATGGTGGCCGACGCGGGCGACGGCCCGCTCACCCGGTACGTGCTCAAGCCCCTCATCGTGCAGCGGCTGTTGAGCCGGTCCTACGCCGACCTGGCCGCGTCCGAAGAGCTGGTGCGGGCCGCCGATCTGGACTGGACGATCGTGCGGCCCTCGCGGCTGACGAACGCCGGCCGTACCAACCGTTATCGCACGGCCAGGGACCTCAGCGTGCGGGGCGGCATGAGCACGACCCGCGCCGACGTGGCCGACTGCATGCTGGAGCTGATCGGCGACCGCACGTCGGTGCGGCACGTCATCTCGGTGGCATCCTAG
- a CDS encoding YnfA family protein encodes MTVLRSIALFVLAALAEIGGAWLVWQGWREQRGLLWIGAGILALAAYGFVATFQPDPNFGRVLAAYGGVFVAGSLAWGMVADGFRPDRWDVIGALICLAGVAVIMYAPRA; translated from the coding sequence ATGACCGTGCTGCGCTCGATCGCCCTGTTCGTTCTGGCCGCCCTCGCCGAGATCGGCGGCGCCTGGCTGGTCTGGCAGGGCTGGCGTGAGCAGCGCGGCCTGCTGTGGATCGGCGCCGGCATCCTGGCCCTGGCGGCCTACGGCTTCGTCGCCACCTTCCAGCCCGACCCGAACTTCGGCCGCGTCCTGGCCGCCTACGGCGGCGTCTTCGTCGCCGGCTCCCTGGCCTGGGGCATGGTCGCCGACGGCTTCCGCCCCGACCGCTGGGACGTCATCGGCGCGCTGATCTGCCTGGCCGGCGTCGCCGTCATCATGTACGCGCCGCGCGCCTGA
- a CDS encoding YdeI/OmpD-associated family protein, with the protein MNLFTDAAAWRDWLAGHHDCESEVWLVIAKKGTTEPTTLTYGQALEEALCYGWIDGQARSRDAATYLQRFSPRRARSPWSRPNIARVERLQREGRMRPPGLAAVERAKAGGRWADLPEADQPVR; encoded by the coding sequence ATGAACCTCTTCACCGACGCCGCCGCGTGGCGGGACTGGCTGGCCGGCCACCACGATTGCGAGAGCGAGGTGTGGCTGGTGATCGCCAAGAAGGGCACCACCGAGCCGACGACCCTCACGTACGGACAAGCCTTGGAGGAGGCGCTGTGCTACGGCTGGATCGACGGCCAGGCGCGCTCCCGCGACGCGGCGACCTACCTGCAGCGCTTCAGCCCGCGACGCGCGCGCAGCCCGTGGTCCCGGCCCAACATCGCCCGCGTGGAGCGCCTGCAGCGCGAGGGTCGGATGCGCCCGCCGGGCCTGGCGGCAGTCGAGCGCGCCAAAGCCGGCGGTCGCTGGGCCGACCTGCCTGAGGCTGATCAGCCCGTGAGGTGA